The genomic window ACGACGATTTTATCAATCAGAACATCCTGAGGATTGACCGAAGCGTCCAGCAGCTTAGCGTCCAGTTCAGTATTCCCGAGGACAAGGTCCGACAATATgtccaagaaggaaaagTGGCCCTCAAGCAAAGAAGGGACAAGGAGCGCGTGCGACCAGACTTGGACGACAAGGTTGTTGCAGGATGGAACGGCCTGGTGATATCCGCGCTGGCCAAGACGGCCTTGGCATTAAAGGGTCTCAGGCCCGAACAGAGCGCCAAGTACCTGGCTGTGGCAGAGAAGGCGGCCAAGTTTATTCGGGAGAAGCTCTGGGATAGCGACCGCAAGGTTCTGTACAGGATATGGTCGGGCGAGAGGGAGACGCAAGCCTTTGCGGATGACTACGCCTACTTGACACAAGGCCTCCTGGACCTCTTTGATGCGACAGGGAATGAGGCGTACTTGGTGTTTGCTGATACTCTACAGCGTAAGTTACCTTGCCCCAATTTGTTATAAGCATTCAACTCACTCTGCTGCAGAAACACAGCTGTCGTTGTTCTACGACCCTGAGGGAGCCTTCTTTTCCACACAAGCATCCAGCCCTCACACTATTCTCCGCCTCAAGGACGGCATGGACACATCCGTCCCGTCGACCAACGCCATCAGCGTGTCCAACCTCTTCCGCATCGCAGATCTGCTATCGGACGATAAGCTCGCCGTCAACGCACGACAGACCATCAACGCCTTTGAGGCCGAAATGCTGCAGCATCCCTGGCTCTTCCCGGGTCTGCTCGCAGGTGTCGTTACGGCGAGATTGGGGAGCCAGCGAAGGAACGTGAACGTCAACTATAAGCCCGAGAGACTTTCAGCATGAGGGGGTATTGCCGTGGTGCTTTGGAGTCGGTGTTGACGGCAGAGGGGCGTTAAAGGAGCGAGGTGGTGCTCCATCGGGCATCCATCTGATTTGATGTTGCTATACTCGAGATGTGCTGCCATTTATGTGGTGACCAGAACTTCTTGGCCAACTGACCGAGTATTTGAGTCTTTATCAAAAAGCGCTTGAATAAAAAAAGACTGggcctcttcagcctcacCATCAATCAACATTGTGTGATCAAATCTTGTCATTCAGGGGTATCTAGTCTACAGCGGCCACCGGCCCCTCACCCGCACAACTCCACAACCTCGATCGCCCTTCCTTTTTCGATTTTACCAGCTAGGGGCTTACAAGAGAGCGGGGTGACGTACATCCCACGGCTCATAGGATTTTTCGGAGAGGACGGGTCTCAGTCCGTCCCAGTACCCTTCCGGTTCATCAAACCCGTAAAGAAACTCTGAAGCTGCTCGTTATCGAAgtccttggccatgttgttGGCGGGTGTGTCTGCCTCTTCTGTTCCAGCTTCAGACGTAGACGAGTACGCATTGCGATCCTGGAGAAAACTGTTAGTTTATCATCACAAGCTAAACATATAAGTGAAACTCACCTTGAGGCGCTGCAGCATATCGTCGGCGTCGACCTGGATGCCGCCCATGTTGAACTGCACGGGGCCGATGTGCTCGCTGACCGTCTTTTCCTCGCTAAAGTCGAGGTGCCGGGTGGCGCGGGCGATGGCGTTGTCGTTCCTCTCAGGGGCCTTTGCCTTGAAggcctcgaggatcttgagcTGGCGCTCGAGAAACTCCTGCGTGTCGTCGCTCTCGACAGTGATCCACTTCTCGCCGTGCATGGCGTTCTCGACGACCGCGAGGCCGCCGCTGTTGGGGTCCCGGCACCAGGCTTCATACTGCCTGATTGCGCTGTTCTTTCGCTGCTGGTTCAGATactcgtcctcttcctcgtcgtcctcgtagTCTCCCTGGTCTGAAGGGTCGTGTGTAGGGTCTAGCGAGGAGCTGATATCCTCGGCCCACGAGTTCGAGATTTGCTCAGCATCGAAAGAACCGCCTAGGACGCGGATCTTGCCCCATGAGTCCCAGTTGGGGGGGACAGTGATCTTATCACGGTCGATAACGTTATGCTTGAGTGGGTGGCGCTTGAGTAGGGAAGTGATTCCAAGGGTCGAGTGAACAAGTGAGGGTAGTTGAGAGGGTGTATTTTGTGAAGTGTAGATGAGAGAAGCGCCGTCTGAGAGATGTTAGTGAGTGACAACGAACAACGATATATCGACATACGTCTAAGTAATACTGTTCGCAAATATTGCAATACCGTGTCGAAATCAGGTTCTTTCCAACCCTGACTCTTTTCCAGAAACTCCATCTTTTGGGACTGCTCAATGTTAGTCAACTGGCTCAGAGCACGATCAATGGGTTCTCACATTTTGGCACACCACGCAAAGTGGTAGACCCAAAGGTTCCTCCCATTCACCAGGACCCAAAGGTAGAGAACTGTCTCCATCACCGCTAGTCGCTGTCGCTGAAGGAGTTCCGTCCAGATTcgtcgctcctcctcctcgacctctctCTTTCCAGGCGGTCATGACATCCTCCATCAGGGCGTGCTGTTCCGAATCAACCTTCTTAAGCACCTCTTGTATAACTTGGACCCAGGTCCATATTTGCCGGAGCCATAGGTGCGGCTGTGACcagtcgaggaggatgattaAGGCGGTATTGGGGATCGTCTCAGGGGTAAGGAGGGGAGCGACGAGGGAGGCGAATTCGGCGGAGGGTTGAGAGAGGAGGTAGAGCGAGACACGTGCCAACGTATCTGAAGCTGTTAGTCTAATGCTGCAAGGCGCGTGCAGAGCCACAAACCGTCTTGGTCGGCATCGAGCACGTCGTAGTATGTATAGCCCAGGGCAAAGTTGTTGGCGATAGGCGGCGTCTTTTGCCGGTCAAAATTGCGCCTCGACTCGGAACTGGACAGAGACTCTAGAAAGTCTCTCTGATATTCGGGAGTGCCGCCTGCGGGCATGATCAGCTAAATCGAGCTTTGCTGTGGGCCTGTCTTCTCCCCATACCTAGGACAATGAGGTTCTTCTCTGGTAGCCGCTTGCCACTCGCGACGGACTCGAGCATTGACGTCCAGAGATCCTTCTTCTGCTCGCCATTGCGACCTTCGCCTTCCCCTGAGCCCGTTGTGTAGACTGACGCTCTGTTGTTGCTGGTCGTCATGGCGGCGGATGTCCACCTCAGCTAGCTCGCTGCTGGCACCGATAAATGACGGTCAAATCGCGGGACGGGATCAACGTAGATTGGGTCATAGACGATATCCTGGGTCAGCTAGGAGATGTCGGGGACGACCGCGGCGGAAAAGCTACGCGTCTTGTATCGTGTATGGACAAAGGAGGTAAATGCTTAAGGATGTCGTAGGGGCATCTTTGCTCGGCGTACAACGACGGATAGAGGCGTGCAGTAGGTGGTCGTTTGTCTGAGTACCTAGACGAAGCGTCTCGGGTAGGTAAACGACGGGTATCTCGTCTTCCAAGGTCACAAATTCGATGGTCGTTTCTGATGGTCTCGTCGACCGCCGTCTTGATCGAAAAGCCCAGGAACGTGGCCAGGGTTGCCAGGTCCCCCATTCAACAACGGGATAACCTACGGGGGGGACCGTTTTAGCGTCGGTCCGGAAATTGTCCCGCAAAAAGGAACGGCACTGCGCGGTCAGGTTGCAGCGGTCTGTAGGTACAGGTACAGGTTAGCGCACGGACGCTTGAAGCTTCAGTGCCTTGCAGCGCATTCTGCTTCTGACGTTGCTGCATCTCAGCCTCGTGACTTTGCATCAACACTTTTTATACCTTGACGACTTGGGCTGTGTATGGAACAGCTTGTCCCAAGATGAATCAGATTCGCGCGATCCAGGCGctcaacaagaaggagatcGAAAACGGAATGTGAGTCCCCCAACTTACTTGAAGAAGCTACATAGAATACTGACGATGACGCGCTCAGCACTCCAGAAGGTTCCTGGCATACCGACTATCGCGATACTGCCTACATCTACTTTGGCGGCCTACCCTACGAACTATCCGAAGGCGATGTCGTAACAATCTTCTCCCAGTTTGGAGAGCCCGTCTTTCTCAAACTCGTCCGCGACAAAGAAACGGGCAAGTCCAAGGGCTTTGGATGGCTCAAATATGAGGATCAACGAAGCACCGATCTAGCAGTCGACAACCTTGGCGGAGCGGAAATTGGTGGTCGCCTCGTCCGTGTGGATCATGCACGGTACAAGGCtcgagacgatgaagacCCAGAAGAGTTCAAGGTCGGCTGGGAGGACATGATGAAGCGTGAGGGACAGGCCTTATCGGAAGACGAGAgcagcgaggaggagcagagaCGACCTATGCTGCCCGAGGAGAGAGAACTGGCGCTGCTCATGCAGGaacatgacgatgacgatccTATGAAGGGATTTCTGatcgaagagaagaagaaggaggtcgAAGAGGCCCGGCGCAAggccgacaagaaggaccGGAAACACAAGCACAGACATCATCGATCGCACCGATCAAGGAGGGACGATAGCAGGGAAGACAAACATCGCAGATCGCGCCGGGATGAGACTCCCGTAGAAGGAGACGAACGTCGCCACGAGAAAGAGTCGCGAAGACACAAAGATCGAGATGACGACCGTGACCGGCGACGGGATAGAGACAGGAGAAGGGACagagacgatgaagacggcGAACGGGATCGGGATCGCAGGagagaccgagaccgagatcGAGACCGTGAGCACAGGAGACGTGACCGAGACGAGCATGACGAGTCACGGCATAGGCGATATAGggacgaagacgacaagGACAGGAAACCGAGAAGACGCAGTAGAAGTCGGTCGCCACGACGGCGCGATGATTAGCGCAAGTGTTGGAAGCGCACTCATAATCTAAAATCGAAATACACACCCTGAATCAAAAAGAACCGTGCCTATTCTGAACCCCAAAGAACGCCCATCCAGATTCGCCCAGCAATATCATTCGTGCCTTCATCCCTATTAACCTGATCATGGCCTCAGCTTTGCTCAACTGTTGCCCAGATATCGTTTCCAGCCTTCCCTCACGCAGTGTCGCTTGCCGTCTTCGCCATTTACAATGACAAACTTCTCCCATCGTGCGTCGTGTCCTGCTCCGATCACCACCAAGCTATCCTCGCCGATCCAGCCAATCACGCCCTTTGGTGGTTGCGACGTGCCAAGTACAAGACCTTCAGAGAAGGGGATGCCTCCTATCATCGTCTCATCGCCGGCCTCGAAAGGCGCTGATGTGAAGGAGTAGACATCTGAAAAGACTCGAGGCATCAGAGGGATCTTGCTGAGAATTCCCCACTTCCCCGTGCCGTCTCCAGGGTCCGACCCAGAACCACCAAGCTGCTGGCTCCGGTTCATGGCCGGCCGTCGTGGATGGGCAACGTCGAAGATGTGAAGTGTGGACTTGTCCGAAGTGCAGGCAAGCATGGTGTTGCAGGGCGAGAAAGCAAGGGAGAAGATAGTGGCTGGGTCGATGCCACGGCGTAGCTCGGCGAGCCTGGCACAGTTGCTTGTCGAATAGACGCGGATAAGGGTGCCCATCTCACTGGCGCtggcaagaagctcaccaTCTGGGCTCAAAGTAATGGCCTTGAGAGCTGAGGAATGCGCGGGAATGATACTGACGTTGCCAGTCGCCAGCTCGATGAGCATGATCTGGCCGGGTGTTCGGCCAGGGAAGGCGAGCTTCTTTTCAGAGAGACAGCAGAGTCCGAGAAGGTTATCGGCAGTTTCATAGACATGGAGGAGATCTGGAGGCTTGGCGAATGAGTAGACGCGGACGCTGTTCTGAAGGACGACGGCGATGCGCTCTCGGCCAAGTTGGACGCCTCGGACAGACGTCAAGGCTGTGATCTCCAGGGCCACCTTTCCCTTCATATCATCCCATATTATAGCCTGAAAGCCAGTCAGTAAAGGCTCTCAGCATCTCAGAAGCGACCGACCTTGTTCATGGCGAACTTGGGATTCCTGCCTCCGCCGACGAGAGCGAGATAGTTGGTCATGCCCATCATCTGGACAAGGCCAATGCCGGCGTTGAAATCTGTGCGACGGTGAGCCCCTGCGGTGGTGAGACGCGATCCTAGACAGACGTACCTCTCGAGGCCTTGAGGAGACATGACTTTGTGTGAAAGACTAGGAAATGCCTGTCAGTGAGACCCTCCCCATATTGTCTGCAGCTGTGTGGCTTACTGCAGATGCCCGAGTCAAGACCGGCAGCGAAGCAGCTCGCGTCGTTGTTAAACGAGACCGAGAGGACGGCCTCTGGGGTGGAGACCTCTATCGGCGGCCGTACATTCATCTTGTCTTGTATGCTTCTATATGACGTTGAGTCTGGTGGTGTGCTCGTAGGTATATCCGATTAACCGTGAGAGCCTGAGAGGGGTAAGAGGCGGAGGGAGATGATGCGTGGTTTGATGCCCACGACGGGTTATGTTGGAATCAAGGAATAAAAGAAGGAGCGCTAGGTAGTGATTTAAGTATCACGAGTGCGACAACATCTCGAAGTTTGTCTGGCAACGGAGATATAAGGCGTTATGACACCTGGGGGGGGCTCCTGTTCGGCGCAGGTTGCGTTGCAGATCCACCTGTTTGGTACCTGCACGGTGGAGGTTTGTATGAATTAGAGTGGGCGACGGCGGCGCTCAAACGAAGTCAGATGATTAGATAGATAAAAGAGATGCAGAAACAAGGTGCTGTCTCTCTATGCAAGAAAGCTCCAGTCTAAGCAAGGCTGCGGGTGTCTGTCTCTATTGTAAGAGAGGCTTTGTTTGGACGGGACTGTTTCATCCATCCACTGGACAACTCACATTCGCGGGCGGCATCACGGTGTGAAACGTGAGCCGTAATGGAGCTGGGGGGACCCACCTATTTAGGGGCACAGCCACAGGATCCGTCAAGCCACATAACGTTGTTGTATCCTATCGTATCAAGCCACACTTAAACCACCTCCCTTCCCGCATTGCACTTTCACGTCCATGGCTGAGCGTTGGTCAACTCGATCGACATCGTACAGGCGGGATCTTTCAGTTCCATCAGGATCAAGGGGCCAACATGTAAGCTCGAGCTGCTGCCAAGCCTGGGGCCTTGAGGATGGACGGCTTCTGCCCAATGCAGGCCTTTGCTCCTTGTTTGTGGCTTCTGCGCCTCGACAATGGCTGAAAATCCTCCCAAGCCTGATTTTCATTTTCCTTTTCCGTTTCTCTTTTACTATCCAAGTAGCCCAGCCCCCgataatttattcttttttctcctctGTTCACTCTCATTTCACAAAGTCGATTGTATCTTTGTCCGTTAACAGCCAAGAAACCGCCGCAACCTTCTTCTGTCAGGATGACCTCCAACGTTACGAAGGAAGTTGCCAAGGCGGTCAAACACTGGGGACTTTCCTGTCTCGATAGTGGCCGTTTCTACATCTGCGAGAATGTAGAGCAAGAGTTCGTGGGCTGCTGTACCAGTGACCCTTGCGCCAAGGGTAAAGGTGTGTGTCCCGACAAAGACCTTCGCGCAGCGACTTTCGACAAAAACCTTTACGTAGAGATACCCCCGCAAGATTGCGGCTCGATAGGAGGTACCgattcttattatacctgCGCGTTCACGGATCCACCCTTCATAGGATGCTGCGAGGACAATGCCTGTGCATCAGGATGTCCGCGAGCGAGGCTGATCCCGATGTCCTTGAGCGAGGACCCCGTGAACCGCTACTCTCTGATATATCCTGAATCGTCCGGTGAGGCACTCAACGCTACGACCGTTTCGATCCCGAGGCCATCTTTGACATCTGTGCTGGAGTCCTCCAAGGACCAGGGCAGCGACCAGAACCAGGCCAAGCACTCAATGGGGGCTGGTGCAGTAGCTGGCATTTGTCTTgccgctgttgttgctgttctcctcctcggcgccTTTTGGAGATACTGGTAGCACCTGATGCTTTCCCCACGACAAAACCCCGGCGCTGACACCAGACAGGCACGCAAAGAGGCGTAGACGGACTATCTCTAGCTCACGGCAGTCATCTCAACTGACCTACGCGCCGGTTCTTGACGACTCGTCTGCGCAAGATACTGAGGAGAGGCCCAAGCATGAAGTGGAAGTCAATCCCATCGCCGAAGTACATACCGAGCGACGCCTGCTCCCTGGAAGGCTGCATCCTCTCGGCGTTACTTGGCTTCTAGGCTGGGCCTGGGACATCATTCTGACCTTTGTACCTACCTGCTTCATTGGTCAGTTACCATTTCCCAGCTCTCAAAGGCTATGCCAAACTAACCTACTACTTAGCTCTCGCTCTTGTTTCCGTCCATTTAGACGAACAGCCATTATCCGACTTTGGAGAAAGGGTCGTCGAATTGACTCGCCTGAGCCCTACAATATACCCAATACTGTTCGCTGCTGTTTCTAGCCGTTTCTACAAGGCCCTTTCCCGGTGGTGCCTGGAGAGGCCGAATGGCATTGGGCTGACAACGTTGGAGCAGATATTTGGGAGCCAGAGCTTTGCTGCGGCCGTGGAGAGAGTCTTTTTCGTCCGGACCCAGGTTATCATTGGCTCAGGGATTTTATTGATCTGGGCAATGTCTCCTCTCGGAGGACAAAGCGCTTCCAGACTACTCGCTCCTGGGAATAGCACGACCACATCAACCATCGTTGTCTATTTCTCCGACCCCGGCTCCCAATTCTTTTCGTTTCCTGATTTGCTCTCGTTCAGAGGCAAAAGGCGCAGCATCACAGCCCTGTACTCGTCAACCTTGATGTCCTCTCAGCAGCAGAAGGGGTCAACAAGAGATCTCTGGGAGCTGCCAAAGATCCCACAGTGGTCTCCTGAGAGGAAGATTGATGAGTGGTATGATGTGGAAGATGATGCCTTTACTCGTGGCGGTAGCCATTATGCGTCCCTATTGGGGATCAAGATCCAAGGCCTTGACTCCTCAAGCGCCGATCAGCAATACGATTTCACTGTCAATTCGTCCTACATGGACTTGAAATGCGTCTACGCCGGAAGACGAGACAGTGAAGACAGGATTAGTGAACCTTTCTCGATTGAAAC from Fusarium falciforme chromosome 2, complete sequence includes these protein-coding regions:
- a CDS encoding RRM domain-containing protein, which translates into the protein MNQIRAIQALNKKEIENGITPEGSWHTDYRDTAYIYFGGLPYELSEGDVVTIFSQFGEPVFLKLVRDKETGKSKGFGWLKYEDQRSTDLAVDNLGGAEIGGRLVRVDHARYKARDDEDPEEFKVGWEDMMKREGQALSEDESSEEEQRRPMLPEERELALLMQEHDDDDPMKGFLIEEKKKEVEEARRKADKKDRKHKHRHHRSHRSRRDDSREDKHRRSRRDETPVEGDERRHEKESRRHKDRDDDRDRRRDRDRRRDRDDEDGERDRDRRRDRDRDRDREHRRRDRDEHDESRHRRYRDEDDKDRKPRRRSRSRSPRRRDD